From the Methanoculleus caldifontis genome, the window CAGCCCGTCATCATCAGCCTCAAAGGTGGAAGGGAGATCCGGGGTATCCTGCAGGGATACGACGTTCACATGAATTTGGTACTGGATAAGGCAGAGGAAGAAATGGACGGCACGGTTCAGAGACTGGGCACGCTGATCGTCCGCGGTGACAACGTAATTTACATTACCCCTTCAATCGAATAAGTAGGTGAGAGAGCATGTCAAAAGGCACACCCTCAATGGGCAAGCGGCAGAAGCGCACCCACATCGCCTGCAGGCGGTGCGGCAAGATCTCGTTCCACGCACAGCACAAGGTCTGTGCGGCCTGTGGTTTCGGAAGAAGCAGCAGGCTCCGCAGCTACCGGTGGACGGAGAAGAAGGCAAAGGTACCGACTCACTAGAGCTGTATCATGTGTGGTATCGTTGGCATCGTCGATGCTGGCGGTGTCTCTTTTCCGTTGTACTATGCCCTGTACGCTCTCCAGCACCGGGGGCAGGAGAGCGCGGGGATCTCTACTTTTGAAGGCACGACCCTGTACACGCACAAAGGTCAGGGTCTCGTTGCCGAGGTCTTCAACAAACATATCCTGCAAGGATTGCCGGGGACCGCCGGAATTGGACACGTGCGCTACCCGACGACCGGATCAAAGATCCCGGAGAATGTTCAGCCGTTCAAGTTCCACTATCAGGGGCTTGACCTGGCGATCGCCCATAACGGCAACCTGGTGAACACGGCCGAGCTCCGCGAGGAGTACGAGCGCCGGGGGCAGATCTTCTGCACCACGACCGACACCGAGATCATCGCGAGCGTCATCGCCGACGCGCTCCGGACCTCAAAGAGCATGGAGGATGCCGTGCGGCTCTGCATGCGCCGCCTGCGCGGCTCCTATGCGGTCGTCGCGCTGGTGAACGGCGTCGTCTACGCCTTCCGCGACCCGCTCGGGATCAAACCGCTCTGCATCGGCCGGATCGACCACGGCTACATCGTCGCCTCGGAGAGCGTGGGGATCGATGCGCTGGACGGCACGTTCGTCCGCGACGTCCGGCCGGGCGAGCTCGTCTGCATCGATAAGGACGGGCTCTCCTCGGTCCAGGTTGCGACCGCGAACCGGACGGCGCACTGCATCTTCGAGTACATCTACTTCGCCCGCGCCGACTCGATCATCGACGGGACGCTGGTCTACGACGTCCGGCGGAAGATCGGGCAGGACCTCTACGACGCGAGCCCGATCGAGGCGGACATCGCCTGCCCGGTCCCGGACTCCGGGATCGCCTACGCCGCCGGCTACGCCGAGCGGTCGGGGACCCCGTTCGTGGAGGGGCTGATGAAGAACCGCTACATGGGCCGGACGTTCATCATGCCGACCCAGCAGCAGCGGGAGCGGGCGGTCCGGATCAAGCTCAACACCGTCCGCGGGAACCTCAAGGACAAACGGGTGGTCCTCATCGACGACAGCATCGTCCGGGGAACGACCTCCCGCCGGATCGTGAACATGATCCGCGACGCGGGCGCGAGCGAGATCCACCTCCGGGTCGGCTCGCCGCCGATCATCGCCCCCTGTTACCTCGGCGTGGACATGCCCACCCGCACGGAGTTGATCGCGAGCGGGCAGGATGTCGAGGCGGTCTGCGGGAGCGTCGGGGCGACCTCGCTTGCCTACATCCCGCTCGAGGACCTGGTGGAGGCGATCGGGTGCGACGAGCGGAACCTCTGCACCGGGTGCCTGACCGGGTGCTACCCGGTGGAGATCAACGGGGAGAAGAGCTGCCACTGCGTCGTCGACTACGTGGCCGGCACCCACCAGTCCGACCTCTCGGCCTTCAGGGGCGAGAAGGAACGGACAGCGTAAGTTCACCGTCTCCGGTGGCTGTGGGCCCCGGGGAGGTTTTTCTTTTTTTGGCCGGGAAGTGTCCTGGACGCTTCCCTCGCCGGTGAAGTCGCTCCTGGCACCTGGTGCATACCCGTTTGACGGGTGTCTGCCTGCGACTTTCTGCCGCGGGGGAAGGCGCGATATCCTCGCGGTCCGGTCTGTCGGGATCGCCTCTGTCCTTTGAGGCGACCTGCGAGATCAGGGCCCGAACCCGCTTATCCCGCGCGAGCGGCCGGGCTCGCCGGGAAGACGGTCTTGAGAGACGCAGGGGCTGGGTGCTGTTGAACAAAGGAGACACTTGATGAATGAAGAATGCGAAGAATGCGAAGAAACGCTGAAGAATCGAACATAGCGAGGGATGGATTTGAACCATCGGTCTACGGGTTATGAGCCCGCCGGGATTTCCTGACTACCCCACCTCGCTTCACATCTGTGAGGTATATAACATTGTACTTCCAGGGATATATACCTTCCTGCCCATCCGGCGCCCGCACTCGCACCTGCGGTGCCCGAACCCCCCCGTTCCGCCGGCCGTCGCCACCCAACCTTTTATAGGAACCTGCACCATACCTCGCAGCATGGATGAGAATCGACCGGTAGACGACGACCTGCAGCGCCTCCGTGAAGAGCGCCTCCGCGAGATGGAGGCCCGGCTCATGGGCGGTCGGGGTAGTGTCTTCGAACTCGCCGACGATACGTTTCAGGAGGCCGTGCGGGCGCACACCGCCCTGGTCGTCGACGTCTGGGCGGAATGGTGCGGTCCCTGCCGGATGGTGGCCCCGGTGATCGAGGACCTCGCGCGCGACTTTGCCGGCAGGGTGGCCTTTTCCAAGTGCAACGTCGACCAGAGCCCGCGGCTTGCGGCACAGTTCAGCATAACCGCGATACCGACGCTCCTCTTCTTCTCGAACGGGGCGCTCGTCGACCGGGTGGTCGGCGCGCTCCCGAGAGAGGCGATCAAGGCCCGGGTCATGCGGGCGTTCGGCTAGAGGGGCCCGCCCCGCCGGGACCTGAGCCGGTCGGAGAGCCGCGCGGCCATGATGAAGTCGTTTTGGGAGAGGCCGCCGATGGCGTAGGAGTACCAGGCCACGTCCACCATCCGGCCCTCGCGGATCCCGACATCGGGGAGGTGGCCCTCCTGCGCGGCGAACCGGGCGATCTCGCAGAGAAGATCGAGGGCGCCGGAGAAGTCCCTGCAGGCGAACCGGGCCGAGAGACGGCCGTCAACGAGTAACCAGTCCGGGACCTCCGGCAGGAGGTCGGCGATCTCCCGCCGGGTCAGGGGTGCCGTATCCGCGATGCCCGGATCGATCGGCTCGGAGGGAAGGTCCATAGTGATCCCTCTCTCCGGCGGATGAAAAAGGTTCTTCTCCGGCCCTGCTCCTCGGATTCGCACCTGACGGTGCTCAAGCTCGCTCTGCTCGCACTTCGCGGCTTCGCGGCTTCGCGGCTTCGCGGCTTCGCGTGAGGCCGTATAACATCCTCGCGGGTTAGCTCACGCGAAGCCGCGAAGAACGCGAAGGGAAGGTTATGAGTTGTGAACAACTATGGGGAGTCGCACCTGCGGTGCTCCAACCCCGCTCCTGTAGACCGTCGCTCTTCGCGTGAGGTAATCCACTGTGGAAACCGGGATTAGTCTCGCGCGAAGCCGCGAAAAGCGCGAAGGATACGGGGAAAAGCTGATGCCCTGATGTACTAGCGCAGTCTTTTTATCAGGAACGC encodes:
- the purF gene encoding amidophosphoribosyltransferase gives rise to the protein MCGIVGIVDAGGVSFPLYYALYALQHRGQESAGISTFEGTTLYTHKGQGLVAEVFNKHILQGLPGTAGIGHVRYPTTGSKIPENVQPFKFHYQGLDLAIAHNGNLVNTAELREEYERRGQIFCTTTDTEIIASVIADALRTSKSMEDAVRLCMRRLRGSYAVVALVNGVVYAFRDPLGIKPLCIGRIDHGYIVASESVGIDALDGTFVRDVRPGELVCIDKDGLSSVQVATANRTAHCIFEYIYFARADSIIDGTLVYDVRRKIGQDLYDASPIEADIACPVPDSGIAYAAGYAERSGTPFVEGLMKNRYMGRTFIMPTQQQRERAVRIKLNTVRGNLKDKRVVLIDDSIVRGTTSRRIVNMIRDAGASEIHLRVGSPPIIAPCYLGVDMPTRTELIASGQDVEAVCGSVGATSLAYIPLEDLVEAIGCDERNLCTGCLTGCYPVEINGEKSCHCVVDYVAGTHQSDLSAFRGEKERTA
- a CDS encoding 4a-hydroxytetrahydrobiopterin dehydratase codes for the protein MDLPSEPIDPGIADTAPLTRREIADLLPEVPDWLLVDGRLSARFACRDFSGALDLLCEIARFAAQEGHLPDVGIREGRMVDVAWYSYAIGGLSQNDFIMAARLSDRLRSRRGGPL
- the trxA gene encoding thioredoxin, which translates into the protein MDENRPVDDDLQRLREERLREMEARLMGGRGSVFELADDTFQEAVRAHTALVVDVWAEWCGPCRMVAPVIEDLARDFAGRVAFSKCNVDQSPRLAAQFSITAIPTLLFFSNGALVDRVVGALPREAIKARVMRAFG
- a CDS encoding LSM domain-containing protein; protein product: MTPRPLDILDQVLNRQPVIISLKGGREIRGILQGYDVHMNLVLDKAEEEMDGTVQRLGTLIVRGDNVIYITPSIE
- a CDS encoding 50S ribosomal protein L37e, whose protein sequence is MSKGTPSMGKRQKRTHIACRRCGKISFHAQHKVCAACGFGRSSRLRSYRWTEKKAKVPTH